From the Deinococcus misasensis DSM 22328 genome, one window contains:
- a CDS encoding transposase family protein — MNPEQLKLAVQHFSELPDPRTNRGLNQPLINVIVIALCAVLSDADSFYDMEDFGELKRDWLSSFLDLHTGIPSHDTFNRVFARLDP; from the coding sequence ATGAACCCCGAGCAACTGAAACTCGCAGTCCAGCACTTCTCTGAGCTCCCTGATCCCCGGACAAACCGAGGGCTCAATCAACCCCTCATCAACGTGATCGTCATTGCCCTGTGTGCTGTGCTCAGCGATGCAGACAGCTTCTATGACATGGAGGATTTTGGGGAACTCAAACGGGATTGGCTCTCAAGCTTCCTGGACCTCCACACCGGTATACCCTCCCATGACACCTTCAATCGGGTCTTCGCCAGGCTCGACCCTA